GATTGCCTCACGGCAAGAACGCGTGCGGGAGGTTGACAATGAGCTCACAAGGGTGCGAAACACACTAGTATATACACGCGCGAGGGAGCGCCAAGCAGAAGCAAAGCTCGCGTCTCTAACAGCTAGTTTAGGGCAACGCGTGCGCATGGTGTATATGCGGGGCGGAGCTTCTTACATTTCCCTCTTGCTGCGCGCCGAGAGCTTTGGCGACCTCTTTATTCGCCTTGCTTACATGGCGCGGCTGTTTCGCCACGATGCCACACTTATTGACTCCGTGCGGGCCGAGCAGACAGTACTGCGGGAGAGCCGGCGCGTTCTGCAGGCAGAGCAGCAGCGCCTTACGAGCCTCGAACAGCAGCGCGCGGCCGAGCAGCGGAACCTCGCCAGCGAAAAACGCGAGCTGGCGCGCCTCTTAGAGAGGGCACGTGCCAAGCTCGCCGGTGACCTCGCCCTTGTTTCGCCGCGCGCCGAGCGCCTGCCTGTTTACGGCGTGGTCATTGACAACATCGCCCAAGCTCGCCCGCAGTGGGGCCTTGCGCAGGCCGGCATGATTTACGAGTACGAAGTAGAGGGGCGCATTACCCGCTACTTAGCGATTTTTGGCACATTGCCGGAACGCGTGGGCCCGGTGCGCAGTGCGCGCGCGCACAGCGCTATGCTAGCACTTGAGAACGGCGCACACTTCGTGTACTCGGGCGGCGGCGCCGACGTTCTCGACCTATTGCGGCAGTGGGAAGTAACGGGCACC
This DNA window, taken from Selenomonadales bacterium, encodes the following:
- a CDS encoding DUF3048 domain-containing protein, with protein sequence MRKVVLCAIIVAFLMLSIAGEPTRRALGNPLDPRQRAEQSAREVRELEAALNAMEESIASRQERVREVDNELTRVRNTLVYTRARERQAEAKLASLTASLGQRVRMVYMRGGASYISLLLRAESFGDLFIRLAYMARLFRHDATLIDSVRAEQTVLRESRRVLQAEQQRLTSLEQQRAAEQRNLASEKRELARLLERARAKLAGDLALVSPRAERLPVYGVVIDNIAQARPQWGLAQAGMIYEYEVEGRITRYLAIFGTLPERVGPVRSARAHSAMLALENGAHFVYSGGGADVLDLLRQWEVTGTDAIRSRSPSFTRDAARRAPHNLFVNLATLGSRAPSDDVQIRPAYLPFTGEEALRIELAYSREHAVSYVYVPEQGAYRRYVNGTVHRDASGATIMARNVFVQFVPHRTDLLGRPTPQLVGSGTMHYYALGQRFTGTWQKDSPESPTRFYYADGTPVERIFGQTWVQIVRPE